A single genomic interval of Streptomyces graminofaciens harbors:
- a CDS encoding DUF4394 domain-containing protein: MRKQAVIGVLTMAVAIGTVGAVGSGAFGGSASGSSGTTELSRASASSASASSGAGIESKGGGLGGAAVPGGLKAIGLTTDGKRLVVFRVDRPGAALPLGKVGGLKGDTRLIGIDYRVQNGKLYGVGDKGGIYTLREVGAKATKVSQLTVALQGAAFGVDFNPAANRLRVISDTGQNLRHNLDDPQGAPAAGTTAVDGTLANPPVPPATTGATAQGVTGAAYTNNDLDTATATTLFDLDTAQDQIALQSPANAGNLAPTGKLGTDAPLGSGFDIYTSNRGGANAGYAVTGTRTFRVDLLTGRATSLGSFPQGRQVGDLAIRLRQG; this comes from the coding sequence ATGCGCAAGCAGGCAGTCATCGGCGTACTCACGATGGCGGTGGCGATCGGGACGGTCGGCGCGGTCGGGTCGGGGGCGTTCGGGGGATCGGCGTCAGGATCGTCGGGGACGACGGAGCTCTCGAGGGCTTCCGCCTCCTCCGCCTCCGCCTCCTCCGGCGCCGGCATCGAGTCCAAGGGCGGCGGTCTCGGTGGGGCGGCCGTTCCGGGCGGGCTGAAGGCCATCGGGCTCACGACGGACGGGAAGCGACTGGTCGTCTTCCGGGTGGACCGGCCCGGCGCCGCCCTCCCGCTCGGCAAGGTCGGCGGCCTCAAGGGCGACACCAGGCTCATCGGCATCGACTACCGCGTCCAGAACGGCAAGCTGTACGGCGTCGGCGACAAGGGCGGCATCTACACCCTCCGTGAGGTGGGCGCCAAGGCCACCAAGGTCTCGCAGCTCACCGTCGCCCTTCAGGGCGCCGCGTTCGGCGTCGACTTCAACCCCGCCGCCAACCGGCTCCGCGTCATCAGCGACACCGGGCAGAACCTCCGGCACAACCTCGACGACCCGCAGGGCGCCCCGGCCGCCGGGACCACCGCCGTCGACGGCACCCTCGCCAACCCGCCGGTGCCGCCCGCCACGACCGGCGCCACGGCCCAGGGTGTGACCGGGGCTGCGTACACCAACAACGACCTCGACACCGCGACGGCGACCACCCTCTTCGACCTGGACACCGCCCAGGACCAGATCGCCCTCCAGTCCCCGGCCAACGCCGGCAACCTCGCCCCCACCGGCAAGCTCGGCACCGACGCACCCCTCGGCTCCGGCTTCGACATCTACACGTCGAACCGTGGCGGGGCGAACGCCGGGTACGCGGTGACGGGCACGCGGACCTTCCGCGTCGACCTGCTGACGGGCAGGGCGACGTCGCTGGGGAGCTTCCCGCAGGGGAGGCAGGTGGGGGACCTGGCGATCCGGCTGCGACAGGGGTAG
- a CDS encoding aldo/keto reductase, with protein MTMRSRTLGTAGPQVSTLGLGCMGMSALYGDTDRAESVATIHAALEAGVTLLDTGDFYGMGHNELLIGEALRAAPAARREQALTSVKFGALRGPDGEWTGYDGRPAAVKNFVAYSLQRLGTDHIDVYRIARVDPDVPIEETVGAIAELVEKGYVRHIGLSEVGAETIRRAAATAPIVDLQIEYSLISRGIEAEILSTTRELGIAITAYGVLSRGLISGHFTRGRQLAAGDFRAFSPRFQGDNLRHNLDLVEALRKIAEQKGVSVAQIAIAWVLSRGEDIVPLIGARSRERLTEALGALDVTLDAGDLAAIEEAVPVGSAAGERYPAAAMAHLDSER; from the coding sequence ATGACAATGCGATCCCGAACCCTCGGAACCGCCGGCCCCCAGGTCTCCACCCTCGGCCTCGGCTGCATGGGCATGTCCGCGTTGTACGGCGACACGGACCGGGCCGAGTCCGTCGCGACCATCCACGCGGCGCTGGAAGCGGGCGTGACACTGCTCGACACCGGCGACTTCTACGGCATGGGACACAACGAGCTGCTGATCGGCGAGGCCCTGCGCGCCGCCCCCGCCGCCCGCCGCGAACAGGCGCTGACCAGTGTCAAGTTCGGGGCGCTGCGCGGCCCGGACGGCGAGTGGACCGGCTACGACGGGCGGCCCGCGGCGGTGAAGAACTTCGTCGCGTACTCGCTCCAGCGCCTCGGCACGGACCACATCGACGTCTACCGGATCGCGCGCGTCGACCCCGACGTACCGATCGAGGAGACCGTCGGCGCGATCGCCGAACTCGTCGAGAAGGGGTATGTCCGGCACATCGGTCTGAGCGAGGTCGGCGCCGAGACGATCCGGCGGGCCGCCGCCACCGCTCCGATCGTCGACCTCCAGATCGAGTACTCGCTGATCTCGCGCGGCATCGAGGCCGAGATCCTGTCGACCACGCGTGAGCTGGGCATCGCGATCACGGCGTACGGGGTCCTCTCCCGGGGGCTGATCAGCGGCCACTTCACCCGGGGCCGGCAGCTGGCGGCGGGCGACTTCCGCGCGTTCTCGCCCCGCTTCCAGGGGGACAACCTCCGGCACAACCTGGACCTGGTCGAGGCGCTGCGGAAGATCGCCGAGCAGAAGGGGGTGTCGGTGGCCCAGATCGCGATCGCCTGGGTGCTCTCCCGGGGCGAGGACATCGTGCCGCTGATCGGCGCCCGCAGCCGCGAGCGGCTGACGGAGGCGCTCGGCGCGCTGGACGTGACCCTGGACGCCGGTGACCTGGCCGCGATCGAGGAGGCCGTCCCGGTCGGGTCGGCGGCGGGCGAGCGCTACCCGGCGGCGGCGATGGCCCACCTCGACAGCGAGCGCTGA
- a CDS encoding TetR family transcriptional regulator, with translation MAPTSETLTPERILEATEEVLRRHGPAKATVVDVARALGVSHGSVYRHFRTKAALREAVTKRWLDRATATLTVIAEEDRDAESRLRDWLAALFAAKRSKAGDDPELFATYQVLTGDHGDAVAVHIDELTGQLARIIESGVDSGTFTTTDPATAARAVFHATGRFHDPGYARAWEKPGVMDDFTAVVDLVVRGLRAD, from the coding sequence ATGGCACCGACCTCCGAGACCCTGACCCCCGAGCGCATCCTCGAGGCGACCGAGGAGGTGCTGCGCCGCCACGGCCCGGCCAAGGCCACCGTGGTCGACGTGGCCCGCGCGCTCGGGGTCAGTCACGGCAGCGTGTACCGCCACTTCCGTACGAAGGCGGCGCTGCGGGAGGCGGTGACCAAGCGGTGGCTGGACCGGGCGACGGCGACGTTGACCGTCATCGCCGAGGAGGACCGGGACGCGGAGTCCCGGCTCCGCGACTGGCTGGCCGCCCTGTTCGCCGCCAAGCGCAGCAAGGCGGGCGACGACCCCGAGCTGTTCGCCACCTACCAGGTGCTGACCGGGGATCACGGCGACGCCGTCGCCGTCCACATCGACGAGCTGACCGGGCAGCTGGCCCGGATCATCGAGTCCGGCGTCGACAGCGGCACGTTCACCACCACCGACCCCGCGACCGCTGCCCGCGCCGTCTTCCACGCCACCGGCCGCTTCCACGACCCCGGGTACGCCCGCGCCTGGGAGAAGCCGGGGGTCATGGACGACTTCACGGCCGTCGTGGACCTCGTGGTGCGGGGGTTGCGGGCGGACTGA
- a CDS encoding VOC family protein — translation MTAPLHWKLVIDTTDAQTLADFWAAALGYEVEDQSRLIAQLLSSGDLPEAAVTEHDGRRAFRGLAAVRHPEDPYDAFTGIGAGRRLLFQDVPEPKTVKNRLHIDVHAEPDGRDDLVARLETLGATRLREVNQGPAGHWWVMLDPEGNEFCVA, via the coding sequence ATGACTGCCCCACTGCACTGGAAACTGGTCATCGACACGACGGACGCGCAGACGCTGGCCGACTTCTGGGCCGCCGCGCTGGGTTACGAGGTGGAGGACCAGAGCCGCCTGATCGCTCAGCTGCTCTCCTCCGGCGACCTCCCCGAGGCCGCGGTCACCGAACACGACGGCCGCCGCGCCTTCCGCGGCCTGGCCGCCGTACGGCATCCCGAGGACCCGTACGACGCCTTCACCGGCATCGGCGCCGGTCGCCGCCTCCTCTTCCAGGACGTCCCGGAACCGAAGACGGTGAAGAACCGCCTCCACATCGACGTCCACGCCGAACCGGACGGCCGGGACGACCTGGTCGCCCGCCTGGAAACCCTGGGCGCCACCCGCCTCCGCGAGGTGAACCAGGGCCCGGCCGGGCACTGGTGGGTGATGCTGGACCCGGAGGGCAACGAGTTCTGCGTGGCGTGA
- a CDS encoding CGNR zinc finger domain-containing protein yields the protein MASSSMASAGSGSGVSPGAGIVLRSHIGTRYRFDAGALSLEVLTTGGPGDLARHEALRTPDDLVAWAERSRLTPTPALDITDDDVADARRLRDALFRTVVTRVRGDGLPGLDVSAAGPADLDVINRAAARPPLAPALGPDGTRHWAPETATGAQLLSTTARDAVDLLTGPYADRIRMCSGERCYLVFADTSRPGRRRWCSMENCGNRHKVRAHRARGNGA from the coding sequence ATGGCTTCTTCGTCCATGGCATCGGCCGGATCCGGATCCGGCGTGTCGCCGGGTGCCGGCATCGTCCTGCGCTCCCACATCGGCACCCGCTATCGCTTCGACGCGGGCGCCCTCTCCCTCGAAGTGCTCACCACCGGTGGTCCCGGCGACCTCGCCCGGCACGAGGCGCTGCGCACGCCGGACGACCTGGTCGCCTGGGCGGAGCGCTCCCGGCTCACCCCCACCCCCGCGCTCGACATCACGGACGACGATGTGGCCGACGCCCGGCGGCTGCGCGACGCGCTCTTCCGTACGGTCGTGACGCGCGTACGGGGTGACGGCCTGCCCGGCCTGGATGTCTCCGCCGCCGGCCCGGCCGACCTCGACGTCATCAACCGGGCCGCCGCCCGGCCCCCGCTGGCCCCCGCCCTCGGCCCCGACGGCACCCGGCACTGGGCCCCGGAGACGGCCACCGGCGCACAACTCCTGTCCACCACCGCCCGGGACGCCGTCGACCTCCTCACCGGGCCGTACGCCGACCGGATCCGGATGTGCTCCGGCGAGCGCTGCTATCTCGTCTTCGCCGACACCTCGCGCCCCGGCCGCCGCCGCTGGTGCTCGATGGAGAACTGCGGCAACCGCCACAAGGTGCGCGCCCACCGCGCTCGCGGCAACGGCGCGTAG
- a CDS encoding TetR/AcrR family transcriptional regulator, protein MSRSNSTPSRERIVAGAADMISRRGLSATSIREMAKHAKAPLGSTYHYFPDGKQQLATEAVRFTGGWVARRLRTELEEGPVAGLMAFLALWRKIVVDSDFHAGCPVLAVAIEEPPDDEAPPALVAAAEVFEEWESLLAASLRAHGAEAGQAAQLATLVVAAVEGTVALCRAKRSAEPLDSTAEQLRAIVAGAISS, encoded by the coding sequence GTGAGCCGTAGCAACAGCACGCCGTCCCGTGAGCGGATCGTGGCCGGGGCCGCCGACATGATCAGTCGGCGGGGACTGAGCGCCACGAGCATTCGGGAGATGGCCAAGCACGCCAAGGCGCCGCTGGGCTCGACGTACCACTACTTCCCCGACGGCAAGCAGCAACTGGCCACGGAGGCCGTGCGGTTCACGGGCGGGTGGGTGGCCCGCAGGCTGCGCACGGAGTTGGAGGAAGGCCCGGTCGCGGGGCTGATGGCGTTCCTCGCCCTGTGGCGGAAGATCGTCGTCGACAGCGACTTCCACGCGGGCTGCCCGGTGCTCGCGGTCGCCATCGAGGAGCCCCCGGACGACGAGGCCCCGCCCGCGCTGGTGGCCGCGGCCGAGGTGTTCGAGGAGTGGGAGTCCCTGCTCGCCGCCTCACTGCGGGCGCACGGCGCCGAGGCGGGGCAGGCGGCCCAGCTGGCGACGCTCGTCGTCGCGGCCGTCGAGGGCACGGTGGCCCTGTGCCGAGCCAAGCGCAGCGCCGAGCCGCTCGACAGCACGGCGGAGCAGCTTCGGGCGATCGTGGCGGGGGCGATCAGCAGCTGA
- a CDS encoding PaaI family thioesterase, with translation MNGTPLAPEPTSTGPDMELEHRRAAIAALGHELRTLVDATVRTEAAPDTLHGVAAGVRGLVARLTGRRRTRAEIPDVDEFPGGTRMNSPVTGTGSPVAPPLRVTPSDDDGVVGRCVLGIAHEGPPGYGHGGFSAMLLDELMGWACAAEGTPAMTVSLQLGYRGPVPLETPLLVRAGVTARENRTLHVTGSIATEADPTRPLVTGEAVFVTPNPDHARNLFPGM, from the coding sequence ATGAACGGCACCCCGCTCGCGCCCGAACCCACGAGCACCGGCCCGGACATGGAACTGGAGCACCGGCGCGCGGCCATCGCGGCCCTCGGGCACGAACTCCGGACCCTGGTCGACGCCACCGTCCGCACCGAGGCCGCGCCGGACACCCTGCACGGCGTGGCCGCCGGCGTCCGTGGGCTCGTCGCCCGGCTGACCGGCCGCCGCCGGACGCGCGCGGAGATCCCGGACGTGGACGAGTTCCCCGGCGGGACACGCATGAACAGCCCGGTCACCGGCACCGGCAGCCCTGTCGCACCACCCCTGCGCGTGACCCCGTCGGACGACGACGGCGTCGTCGGCCGGTGCGTCCTCGGCATCGCCCACGAGGGCCCGCCCGGCTACGGCCACGGCGGCTTCAGCGCCATGCTCCTCGACGAACTGATGGGCTGGGCCTGCGCCGCCGAGGGCACCCCCGCCATGACGGTGTCACTCCAGCTGGGCTACCGGGGACCCGTACCGCTGGAAACCCCCCTCCTCGTACGGGCCGGGGTCACCGCCCGCGAGAACCGCACGCTCCACGTGACGGGCTCGATCGCGACGGAGGCGGATCCCACCAGACCCCTGGTGACGGGGGAGGCGGTCTTCGTCACCCCGAACCCGGACCACGCCCGCAACCTCTTCCCGGGCATGTGA
- a CDS encoding MFS transporter gives MPELSHRRRRLVLAICCMSLLIVSLDVTVLNVALPSMREELHADTAGMQWTIDAYTLVLASLLMLAGSTADRIGRRKVFMAGLVVFTIGSVLCSLAPNLELLIVFRMVQAVGGSMLNPVAMSIITNTFTDPRERARAIGAWGAVVGISMAAGPLIGGLLVESVGWRSIFWINLPVGLVALLATWRYVPESRAPKARRPDPVGQVLVMALFGSLTYTIIEAPTAPVASTAVFAGIALGAFLGLLWYEPRRDEPLIDLRFFRSVPFSGATVIAVSAFAALGGFLFLSTLYLQNVRGLDALHAGVWMLPMAFLCFVCAPVAGRLVGSRGPRLPLLVAGIAMTASGVLFAAFEGETSNVTLFLGYVLFGLGFGFVNAPITNTAVSGMPRSQAGVAAAVASTSRQFGQTLGVAVIGAVLSAGIGSSSYAESFLPAARPAWWIVAGCGFAVLVLGALTTGPWARGTAERAAERLESPEVKEAAGVRADA, from the coding sequence ATGCCCGAGCTCAGCCACCGACGACGCCGGCTCGTCCTAGCGATCTGCTGCATGAGCCTGCTGATCGTGAGCCTCGACGTCACCGTCCTCAATGTCGCCCTCCCCTCCATGCGGGAGGAACTCCACGCCGACACCGCCGGTATGCAGTGGACCATCGACGCCTACACCCTCGTGCTGGCCTCACTGCTGATGCTCGCGGGCTCCACGGCCGACCGGATCGGCCGCCGGAAGGTCTTCATGGCGGGCCTGGTCGTCTTCACGATCGGCTCGGTGCTGTGCTCGCTCGCCCCGAATCTGGAGCTGCTGATCGTCTTCCGCATGGTCCAGGCGGTCGGCGGCTCGATGCTGAACCCGGTCGCCATGTCGATCATCACCAACACCTTCACCGACCCGCGCGAGCGCGCCCGGGCGATCGGCGCGTGGGGCGCGGTGGTCGGCATCTCCATGGCCGCCGGTCCGCTGATCGGCGGGCTGCTCGTCGAGTCGGTCGGCTGGCGCTCGATCTTCTGGATCAACCTCCCGGTGGGCCTGGTCGCCCTGCTGGCCACCTGGCGGTACGTCCCCGAGTCCCGCGCCCCGAAGGCCCGCCGCCCCGACCCGGTCGGCCAGGTGCTGGTGATGGCGCTGTTCGGCTCCCTGACGTACACGATCATCGAGGCGCCCACCGCGCCGGTCGCCTCGACGGCCGTCTTCGCCGGTATCGCGCTCGGCGCCTTCCTCGGTCTGCTGTGGTACGAGCCCCGGCGCGATGAACCCCTCATCGACCTGCGTTTCTTCCGCTCGGTGCCGTTCAGCGGGGCGACGGTGATCGCGGTCAGCGCGTTCGCGGCACTCGGCGGCTTCCTGTTCCTGTCGACGCTGTATCTGCAGAACGTACGCGGCCTGGACGCGCTCCACGCCGGTGTGTGGATGCTGCCGATGGCGTTCCTGTGCTTCGTCTGCGCGCCGGTGGCGGGACGGCTGGTCGGCAGCCGGGGGCCGCGGCTGCCGCTGCTGGTCGCCGGGATCGCGATGACGGCGTCCGGGGTGCTGTTCGCCGCCTTCGAGGGCGAGACCTCGAACGTGACCCTCTTCCTCGGCTATGTGCTGTTCGGGCTGGGCTTCGGTTTCGTCAACGCGCCCATCACCAACACCGCGGTGTCCGGGATGCCACGGTCCCAGGCGGGTGTCGCGGCCGCGGTCGCCTCCACCAGCCGCCAGTTCGGCCAGACGCTCGGCGTCGCGGTGATCGGCGCGGTGCTGTCGGCGGGCATCGGCTCGTCCTCGTACGCCGAGTCGTTCCTCCCCGCGGCCCGGCCCGCGTGGTGGATCGTCGCCGGGTGCGGGTTCGCGGTACTGGTGCTGGGCGCGCTGACGACCGGGCCGTGGGCGCGCGGGACGGCGGAGCGGGCGGCGGAGCGGCTGGAGTCGCCGGAGGTCAAGGAGGCGGCGGGGGTGCGGGCGGACGCGTAG
- the dusB gene encoding tRNA dihydrouridine synthase DusB — protein MSTPVSPLRIGPHAVQPPVVLAPMAGITNAPFRTLCREFSAGKGLFVSEMITTRALVERNEKTMQLIRFDATEKPRSIQLYGVDPATVGKAVRMIAEEGLADHIDLNFGCPVPKVTRKGGGSALPFKRNLLRAILREAVSGAGDLPVTMKMRKGIDDDHITYLDAGRIAVEEGVTAIALHGRTAAQHYGGTADWDAIARLKEHVPEIPVLGNGDIWSAQDALRMVRETGCDGVVVGRGCLGRPWLFADLVAAFEGRNEDIARPALREVADIMVRHATLLGEWIGDESKGVVDFRKHVAWYLKGFAVGSEMRKRLAITSSLEELRSGLDELDLDQPWPTGADGPRGRTSGNNRVVLPDGWLKDPYDCAGVSEDAELDTSGG, from the coding sequence ATGTCCACGCCCGTGTCCCCCTTGCGGATCGGCCCGCACGCCGTCCAGCCGCCCGTCGTCCTGGCCCCCATGGCCGGGATCACCAACGCGCCCTTCCGTACGCTGTGCCGAGAGTTCAGCGCGGGCAAGGGCCTGTTCGTGAGCGAGATGATCACGACCCGGGCGCTGGTCGAGCGCAATGAGAAGACCATGCAGCTGATCCGCTTCGACGCGACCGAGAAGCCGCGCTCGATCCAGCTGTACGGCGTGGACCCGGCGACCGTCGGCAAGGCCGTCCGCATGATCGCGGAGGAGGGCCTCGCCGACCACATCGACCTGAACTTCGGCTGCCCGGTCCCGAAGGTGACGCGGAAGGGCGGAGGCTCCGCCCTCCCGTTCAAGCGCAACCTGCTGCGCGCGATCCTGCGCGAGGCGGTGTCCGGCGCCGGCGACCTGCCCGTGACGATGAAGATGCGCAAGGGCATCGACGACGACCACATCACCTACCTCGACGCCGGCCGTATCGCCGTCGAGGAGGGCGTCACGGCCATCGCCCTGCATGGCCGCACCGCCGCCCAGCACTACGGCGGCACGGCCGACTGGGACGCCATCGCCCGCCTCAAGGAGCACGTCCCGGAGATCCCCGTCCTCGGCAACGGCGACATCTGGTCGGCTCAGGATGCGCTGCGGATGGTGCGGGAGACGGGCTGCGACGGAGTCGTCGTGGGCCGTGGCTGCCTGGGCCGGCCCTGGCTGTTCGCGGACCTGGTCGCCGCGTTCGAGGGCCGGAACGAGGACATCGCCCGCCCCGCCCTCCGCGAGGTCGCCGACATCATGGTCCGCCATGCCACGCTCCTCGGCGAGTGGATCGGCGACGAGTCCAAGGGCGTCGTCGACTTCCGCAAGCACGTGGCCTGGTACCTGAAGGGCTTCGCGGTCGGCAGCGAGATGCGCAAGCGTCTCGCCATCACGTCCTCCCTGGAGGAACTCCGATCCGGGCTCGACGAGTTGGACCTCGACCAGCCCTGGCCGACCGGCGCCGACGGCCCGCGCGGCCGTACCTCCGGCAACAACCGTGTCGTCCTGCCCGACGGCTGGCTCAAGGACCCGTACGACTGCGCGGGTGTGAGCGAGGACGCCGAACTGGACACGTCCGGAGGGTAG
- a CDS encoding polysaccharide pyruvyl transferase family protein, with protein sequence MCGANETPCKAPSKSPDKSPKTYVPKEYVPKEYVPKEYVPKEYVPKTNAPKTHVKRPPRKPPARKPDRPPERPGVRYSYPSPYTSPSSYVAHCAHYVSYVVTVLDRLVPAGTKCALIDAPLHSNVGDSAIWLGQRALLGALGANVRYACDLMSYDAGQLAACLPEGPILLGGGGRIGDLWPDNQELREQVMRDFPNRRIVQLPQSIHFTKHRNLTRARRVFDAHPDLTLLLRDRHSLHRARTVFEAPSLLAPDLAFAVPPGALASAAVTHDVVWLAREDKESAKGPPARRGPAREPSGGPYVFDWIREGGDESWRQAKEALWRNRARALCRASSGDPTGAMPSLIAAYDGLARLQLARGCRLLTAGRVAVTDRLHGHVLCLLLDLPHVVVADRYGKTRNYWETWTAHRPTTTATWAWTEGEARREADRLLETTT encoded by the coding sequence GTGTGCGGAGCGAATGAGACCCCCTGCAAGGCGCCGAGCAAGTCGCCGGACAAGTCACCCAAGACGTACGTGCCGAAGGAGTACGTACCGAAGGAGTACGTACCGAAGGAGTACGTACCGAAGGAGTACGTACCGAAGACGAATGCGCCGAAGACCCATGTGAAGAGGCCGCCGAGGAAGCCCCCGGCGCGAAAGCCGGACAGACCGCCGGAGCGGCCCGGCGTCCGCTACTCCTACCCCTCCCCGTACACCAGCCCCTCCTCCTACGTCGCCCACTGCGCGCACTACGTCTCGTACGTCGTCACCGTCCTGGACCGCCTGGTCCCGGCCGGCACCAAGTGCGCCCTCATCGACGCGCCGCTGCACTCCAACGTCGGCGACAGCGCGATCTGGCTCGGCCAGCGGGCCCTGCTCGGCGCGCTCGGCGCGAACGTCCGCTACGCCTGCGACCTGATGTCGTACGACGCCGGGCAACTCGCCGCCTGCCTGCCCGAGGGCCCGATCCTGCTCGGGGGCGGCGGCCGCATCGGCGACCTGTGGCCGGACAACCAGGAACTGCGCGAGCAGGTGATGCGGGACTTCCCGAACCGCCGGATCGTGCAGCTCCCCCAGTCCATCCACTTCACCAAGCACAGGAACCTGACCCGGGCCCGCCGGGTCTTCGACGCCCACCCCGATCTGACACTGCTGCTGCGCGACCGGCACAGCCTGCACCGGGCCCGTACGGTCTTCGAGGCGCCCTCGCTGCTCGCCCCCGACCTGGCGTTCGCGGTGCCACCGGGGGCGCTGGCGAGCGCCGCGGTCACCCATGACGTGGTCTGGCTGGCGAGAGAGGACAAGGAGTCGGCGAAGGGCCCACCGGCGCGGCGGGGCCCGGCACGAGAGCCCTCGGGCGGCCCGTACGTCTTCGACTGGATCCGCGAGGGCGGCGACGAGAGCTGGCGCCAGGCCAAGGAGGCGCTGTGGCGCAACCGCGCCCGCGCCCTGTGCCGGGCCTCCTCCGGCGACCCGACGGGTGCCATGCCCTCCCTCATCGCCGCGTACGACGGCCTCGCCCGCCTCCAACTGGCGCGCGGCTGCCGCCTGCTGACGGCGGGCAGAGTGGCCGTGACCGACCGCCTCCACGGCCACGTCCTCTGCCTGCTGCTGGACCTGCCCCACGTCGTGGTGGCCGACCGCTACGGCAAGACCCGCAACTACTGGGAAACCTGGACGGCCCACCGCCCCACGACCACAGCCACCTGGGCATGGACGGAGGGGGAGGCGAGGCGGGAGGCGGACCGACTGCTGGAGACAACCACCTGA